GGTTCCCCTTGATCTCCTCAACGATGTCATGGACTTCATCATCGAGGAGGATGCAAAGCTCCAGTGGGTTCGCTACTCAAAGAGAACGAATTCCGTGGTAATAAGGGTTTTAATCTCCGCCGAGGTTATTGAGCAGTTTCTCCTTAGACTTGCGAGGGTCGTTGGTATTCCCCTCGAAGTTACCATAGTAGAAGAAAAAATCGGTGAAAAGCTGATTCACGAGGCGTTTCTGTTTAGTGTTGAGGTCTCCTCTGGCACTTATCCCGTGTTCGTGCTCCTCTACTACAACGTCAGCAAGTTCTATCCCGACAGAATAGTAGTTGGGACGCTGGCAGATGCCCCCCAGGAGCTCGTGGACGCCGTGTTCTCAAGGACGGTTGGCAAGCTCAGACTCCTGGACACTGAGAAGGCCAAAAGTACCGTGGAAAACGGGATGCTTTTAATATACCTACGAGCCAACCCGCCCTCGGGACAGCTCGGAGTTAGTTCCGCTTAACTGGTTGTTTTAGGCAAGGTCTTTAACCCCTTTTTCTAACTACCTACGGTGATTCAGATGCTCCATCACGTCAAGCTTATCTACGCGACCAAGAGCAGGAAGCTTGTTGGGAAGAAGATTGTGCTGGCTATTCCAGGAAGCATAGCGGCGGTTGAATGCGTTAAGCTGGCCAGGGAGCTGATAAGGCACGGCGCAGAGGTTCACGCGGTAATGAGCGAAAACGCCACGAAGATAATTCATCCCTATGCCATGGAGTTCGCGACAGGAAACCCTGTAGTTACTGAAATTACTGGCTTCATCGAGCACGTTGAACTTGCTGGAGAGCACGAGAACAAAGCCGATCTCGTTCTCGTCTGCCCTGCGACAGCTAACACCATATCAAAGATAGCCTGCGGAATTGACGATACTCCCGTTACAACGGTCGTGACAACGGCTTTTGCCCACACCCCCATAATGATAGCTCCAGCCATGCACTCAACGATGTACGACCACCCGATAGTTAAGGAAAACATCGAGAAGCTGAAGAAGCTTGGAGTGGAGTTCATAGAGCCGCGCTTTGAGGAGGGCAAGGCAAAAGTCGCTTCAATAGAGGAAATAGTTTACCGTGTAATCAGGAAGCTTCATCCCAAGAGCCTCGAAGGAAAGCGCGTCCTCGTCACCGCAGGTGCGACAAGGGAGTACATTGACCCGATCCGCTACATAACCAACGCGAGCAGCGGAAAAATGGGAGTGGCGATTGCGGAAGAGGCGGAGTTCAGGGGCGCCGAGGTAACGCTCATACGTACCAAGAGCAGCGTTCCGAGCTTCGTGGAGAACCAGATAGAGGTAGAGACCGTCGAGGAGATGCTTGAAGCGATAGAGAGTGAGCTGAAGGGCAAAAAGTACGACGTCGTTGTCCTGGCCGCTGCAGTCAGCGACTTCCGGGTGAAGAACAAAGCGGACGTGAAGATAAAGAGCGGGCAACCGCTCGTTCTCGAGCTTGAGCCGACGCCGAAGATAATAGACCGCGTTAAGGAACTCCAGCCCGGGGTTTTCCTCGTGGGTTTCAAGGCCGAGACCGGTCTCAGCGAGGAAGAGCTCATCAGCGCCGCCAGGAAGCAGATTGAGCGCGCTGGAAGTGACCTGGTTGTAGCAAACACCCTCAAGGCCTTTGGAAGCGAGGAGAACGAGGTTGTCCTGGTCGGAAGGGACTTCGCAAAGAAACTCCCCAGAATGACCAAGCGCGAGCTGGCGGAGAGGCTCTGGGACGAGATAGAGAAGATGCTTTAGCCCGGTTTTATCTTTTATCGCTTATTCTCAAAACGTGAACGGGAAGTTTTTTAGCGACACTTCTTGAACTTCCATCGGTGTGTAAAATGAAAGTGGAAATACCTAACTACGGAGAAGTCCAGATAGACTCTGTTATTTTCGACCTCAACGGCACCCTGGGGGAGAGCGGGAGAGTCGATGAGGAAGTTAAGCACCTCCTTGAGAGGCTGGCGGATAAGTACACCGTCGTCGTGATAAGCTCTGACACCTTTGGCACGCTGGAAGAAGAGCTTGGAGGTCTTCCAGTACGAATCGCGAGGGCCTCAAACGCCTCTGAAAAGGTCGAGATAGCTAGGGGCTACGCTCCCTATGCAGCAGTTGGCAACGGAAACAACGACGTTGCTATGCTGGAGGGAGCGGAGCTTACTTTCTGCGTCATTGGGAAGGAAGGGGCTACCGTTGATGCCCT
This sequence is a window from Thermococcus kodakarensis KOD1. Protein-coding genes within it:
- the coaBC gene encoding bifunctional phosphopantothenoylcysteine decarboxylase/phosphopantothenate--cysteine ligase CoaBC, whose translation is MLHHVKLIYATKSRKLVGKKIVLAIPGSIAAVECVKLARELIRHGAEVHAVMSENATKIIHPYAMEFATGNPVVTEITGFIEHVELAGEHENKADLVLVCPATANTISKIACGIDDTPVTTVVTTAFAHTPIMIAPAMHSTMYDHPIVKENIEKLKKLGVEFIEPRFEEGKAKVASIEEIVYRVIRKLHPKSLEGKRVLVTAGATREYIDPIRYITNASSGKMGVAIAEEAEFRGAEVTLIRTKSSVPSFVENQIEVETVEEMLEAIESELKGKKYDVVVLAAAVSDFRVKNKADVKIKSGQPLVLELEPTPKIIDRVKELQPGVFLVGFKAETGLSEEELISAARKQIERAGSDLVVANTLKAFGSEENEVVLVGRDFAKKLPRMTKRELAERLWDEIEKML
- a CDS encoding HAD family hydrolase, which codes for MKVEIPNYGEVQIDSVIFDLNGTLGESGRVDEEVKHLLERLADKYTVVVISSDTFGTLEEELGGLPVRIARASNASEKVEIARGYAPYAAVGNGNNDVAMLEGAELTFCVIGKEGATVDALLASDVVVTDVRDAIAMLLDEKKLIATLRG